A segment of the Niveibacterium umoris genome:
GTGTCGATCATCACCGCGACCTCGTCCGTCTCCTTGCGTTCGGCCTTAAGTCCGGCGGCAAAGGCTTTCGGATGCGGCCCGTGGGTGAAGCCACACGGGTGCAGCGTCGTCATGCCGGGGCGGATGTTGTCGCGCGAAAAGAAGCTGCCGCGGTGGTAGAGGATGAATTCGTCGTAGTCGTCGTTCGAGTGATAGAACGGCACCTTCAGTGCACCGGGGTCGGATTCGATCGGCCGCGGCACGAAGGTGCAGACGACGAAGTTGCGCGCCACGAAGGTGGTGTGCGCCGAGGGCGGCAGGTGATAGCGGTGGCTCATCAGCGGCCGGATGTCGCGCCAGTTCACCCGGCAAGCCGCCAGATCGCCATGCCAGCCCACCGCGTCGAGCGGGTTGAACGGGTAGCGAATCGTCGTGAGCTTGCCCTGGTGCTTGACCTGCACCGCCCAAGGGCGGCTGCCGGCCTCGCCATCGCGTTGCGCGGCAAAGGCGTCGTCGAGCTTGGGCGTATCGAGCGCAGTCGCGTCAAAGATCGCATGCGGGCCGACGAGGCCCTTTTCCGGCAGCTGGTAGCTGCTGCCACTCGCCTCCACCAGCATCACCCGCGTCGGCTGGCGGGGTTCGAGCCGCCACATGGCGCCGCGCGGCAGCACGATGTAATCGCCGTCGCGGTAGTCGAGATGCCCCCAGTCGCAGAACAATGCCCCTTCGCCTTCATGGATGAAGAGCAGTTCGTCACCGTCGGCATTGCGAGCGAGTGCCGGCATCGGCGCATCGAGCAGCCACCAGCGGATGCGCGCATCGCCGTTGGAAAGCAGCGGATAGGCCTGGAACGGGCTGGCGGCACGTACTTCGAGTCGATTCAGGTCGAAGGCGTGCGGCCGCAGCGGGCCGTCGAATTCGGTCCAGCCGGTCGGTGCGTGCTTGTGGTGGAAGTGGCAGGCCGGGCCGAAGAAGCCCTCCTTGCCCATCTCGCGCTCGAAGGTGCCGTCCGGCAGGTCGCAGTGCGCCTGACGGGAGAATTCACCCTCGGCTTTGGGGTAACTGATCCAGCGTTTCATGCGGCGGATCTCCGGTTGAGGTCGTGGTGACGTGCCAGCGGTATCAGCGTATCGCCCCCCACGGTGACGGAAGGATCGATGATCGGCAAGCCCCGCAGCCGCGCGTACAAGGGCGCGAAGTCCTGCGCTGTCTCGCGGAACAACTGGTCGTAGCTGTCGATGACGAAGTAGGTGTCCTGGAAGCGGTCGATGCGGTACTCGGTCTGCATCACCCGCATCAGGTCGAAGCGCACCCGGTGCGGCGCCGGTGAATCGACGCAGTGCAGGATCTCGCCGCCGGAAGACAGGATGCCCGCCCCGTAAGTGCGCAGGCCCTGCGGTGTGTCGATGAGGCCGAACTCGACGGTGTACCAGTACAGCCGAGCAAGATAGCCCAGGCCGCCCAGCGCCGCTGCCTTCATGCCACCGCGGCCGTATTCCTGCAGGTAATCGGCGAACACCGGGTTCATCAGCAGCGGCACATGGCCGAAGAAGTCGTGGAACACGTCCGGCTCGACGATGTAGTCGAATTCTTCGGGCTTACGCAGCCACACCGTCACCGGAAAGCGGCGGTTGGCCAGATGGGTGAAGAACACATCGTCCGGGATCAGGCCCGGCACGCCGACGATCTGCCAGCCGGTGGCGCGGCCGAGAATGGCGTTCGCCACCTCAAAAAGCGGGATGCCATCGCTGAGCAGTTCGTTCACATGCTCGATGAACTCGTCGCAGGCGTAGCCCGGCAGCTTGCGGCTCTGCCGCTCGACGAGGCGGCGGTAGAGCGCATGTTCCTCGGGCGTGTAGGCCGCCCAGTCCTGATCAACGGTGTAGTCCGCGCGCATCTGCGAGTAATCGCCGCGCAGCGGGTTTTCGGGTTTCAGCATCGCGAACCCTCCTGAGGGATGAGGCGGGCCGCGGCCCGCGTGGCGCTCGTCGCACCCTCATGTGTACTGAGAGTGACGGCTTCACCGCGCGTTCCGCGGGGTCGGTAACTCAGGCGGCAGCCGGGTCGGTCAGCACGCCACGGCGGATCTGGTCGAGCTCGATCGAGTCGAACAGCGCCTTGAAGTTGCCCTCGCCAAAGCCCTCGTTGCCCTTGCGCTGGATGATCTCGAAGAAGATCGGCCCGATCACCGTCTCGGTGAAGATCTGCAGCAGGTAGCCCTGCCCTTCGCTCGGCGCCCCGTCGATCAGGATGCGGTTGGCGCGCAGCCGCGCGACATCCTCCGCATGGCCTTTCACCCGCGTATCCACCGCGTCGTAGTAGGTATCCGGCGTGTCGAGGAACTTGATGCCATTGGCCCGCATGCCCTCGACAGTGGCGATGATGTCGTCGGTGCCCAGCGCGATGTGCTGGATGCCTTCGCCGTTGTAGGCATGCAGGAATTCCTCGATCTGGCTCTTGTCGTCCGAGGATTCGTTGATCGGGATGCGGATCTGCCCGCAGGGGCTGGTCATCGCCTGGCTCTTCAGGCCGGTGA
Coding sequences within it:
- a CDS encoding homogentisate 1,2-dioxygenase — encoded protein: MKRWISYPKAEGEFSRQAHCDLPDGTFEREMGKEGFFGPACHFHHKHAPTGWTEFDGPLRPHAFDLNRLEVRAASPFQAYPLLSNGDARIRWWLLDAPMPALARNADGDELLFIHEGEGALFCDWGHLDYRDGDYIVLPRGAMWRLEPRQPTRVMLVEASGSSYQLPEKGLVGPHAIFDATALDTPKLDDAFAAQRDGEAGSRPWAVQVKHQGKLTTIRYPFNPLDAVGWHGDLAACRVNWRDIRPLMSHRYHLPPSAHTTFVARNFVVCTFVPRPIESDPGALKVPFYHSNDDYDEFILYHRGSFFSRDNIRPGMTTLHPCGFTHGPHPKAFAAGLKAERKETDEVAVMIDTRFPLEVNEPARAVELHEYADSWKPKA
- the phhA gene encoding phenylalanine 4-monooxygenase: MLKPENPLRGDYSQMRADYTVDQDWAAYTPEEHALYRRLVERQSRKLPGYACDEFIEHVNELLSDGIPLFEVANAILGRATGWQIVGVPGLIPDDVFFTHLANRRFPVTVWLRKPEEFDYIVEPDVFHDFFGHVPLLMNPVFADYLQEYGRGGMKAAALGGLGYLARLYWYTVEFGLIDTPQGLRTYGAGILSSGGEILHCVDSPAPHRVRFDLMRVMQTEYRIDRFQDTYFVIDSYDQLFRETAQDFAPLYARLRGLPIIDPSVTVGGDTLIPLARHHDLNRRSAA